A genomic stretch from Drosophila subpulchrella strain 33 F10 #4 breed RU33 unplaced genomic scaffold, RU_Dsub_v1.1 Primary Assembly Seq60, whole genome shotgun sequence includes:
- the LOC119562561 gene encoding uncharacterized protein LOC119562561 — MEQYTPRERSEIVEIYIQQNKSIVKTQRAFKKLKNVKSAPSKNTIKRLYEKFTTGEALSNPKRPNKSRPRRSDENIAAVRASVEMSPRTSQKRRSQQLGMARSTLQRIIRVDLKSKVYVNKPRTLEELKDNIREEIAAIPAEMLAKTMENAAKRAQYAINARGGHLKDIIFKN, encoded by the exons ATGGAACAATACACGCCACGCGAGCGCTCTGAAATAGTTGAAATTTACATTCAACAGAACAAGTCAATTGTGAAAACTCAAcgtgcttttaaaaaattaaaaaatgtgaaaagtgcGCCTTCTAAGAACACCATTAAGCGTTTATACGAAAAATTTACGACTGGTGAGGCTCTTTCTAATCCGAAGAGGCCAAATAAAAGTCGACCAAGGCGATCGGACGAGAATATCGCTGCCGTACGAGCCAGTGTTGAGATGTCCCCAAGAACATCCCAAAAACGCCGTTCTCAGCAGTTGGGCATGGCTCGGTCCACTTTACAACGGATTATTCGCGTTG ATTTGAAGTCAAAGGTTTACGTTAACAAGCCAAGGACCCTAGAAGAGCTCAAGGACAACATTCGTGAAGAAATAGCCGCTATTCCGGCCGAAATGTTGGCGAAAACGATGGAAAATGCTGCAAAAAGGGCACAATACGCCATCAACGCCAGAGGCGGCCATTTGAAAGATATCATAttcaaaaattga